From a region of the Malania oleifera isolate guangnan ecotype guangnan chromosome 12, ASM2987363v1, whole genome shotgun sequence genome:
- the LOC131144149 gene encoding nucleobase-ascorbate transporter 2, with protein sequence MAAPKPEEITHPAMDQLQGFDYCVDSNPSWGEAIALGFQHYILALGTAVMIPTFLVPLMGGSDDDKVRVVQTLLFVEGINTLLQTLFGTRLPTVIGGSYAFMVPIISIIHDSKLMGIPDPHLRFLNTMRAIQGALIVASSIQIILGYSQMWGICSRFFSPIGMVPVIALVGFGMFDRGFPVVGRCVETGIPMIILFVAFSQYLKHFQVKELPILERFALLISVTVIWAYAHLLTASGAYKHRPELTQVNCRTDKANLIFSAPWIKIPYPLQWGAPTFDAGHAFGMMAAVLVSLIESTGAYQAAARLASATPPPAHVLSRGIGWQGIGILLDGLFGTLTGSTVSVENVGLLGSTLVGSRRVIQISAGFMIFFSMLGKFGALFASIPFSIFAAVYCVLFGLVASVGLSFLQFTNMNSMRNLFITGVSLFLGLSVPEYFREYTAAALHGPAHTTAGWFNDFLNTIFFSSPTVALIVAVFLDNTLDYKDSARDRGMPWWANFRTFKGDSRNEEFYTLPFNLNRFFPPS encoded by the exons ATGGCAGCCCCAAAACCAGAGGAGATAACTCATCCAGCAATGGACCAACTTCAAGGCTTCGACTACTGTGTTGACTCAAATCCTTCATGGG GAGAGGCCATTGCTCTGGGCTTTCAGCACTATATCTTGGCTTTAGGAACTGCGGTGATGATTCCCACTTTTCTTGTTCCTCTGATGGGAGGATCTGAT GATGACAAAGTGAGGGTGGTGCAGACTCTGCTTTTTGTTGAAGGAATTAACACACTTTTACAAACACTGTTTGGAACTCGATTACCCACTGTGATTGGTGGATCCTACGCATTCATGGTCCCCATTATCTCCATAATTCACGATTCCAAGTTAATGGGAATCCCTGATCCTCATCTG AGATTCCTCAACACTATGAGGGCAATCCAAGGTGCTCTAATAGTGGCATCCAGCATACAAATTATTCTTGGATACAGTCAGATGTGGGGGATTTGTTCCAG ATTTTTCAGTCCAATTGGTATGGTTCCAGTGATTGCATTAGTTGGCTTTGGCATGTTTGATAGAGGTTTCCCTGTG GTTGGAAGGTGCGTTGAAACTGGCATTCCCATGATAATTTTATTCGTTGCCTTTTCCCAG TACCTGAAACATTTTCAGGTGAAAGAACTGCCAATACTGGAAAGATTTGCTCTTCTTATTTCCGTCACAGTGATATGGGCATATGCACACCTATTGACTGCCAGTGGTGCATACAAACATCGTCCAGAGTTGACCCAAGTTAACTGCCGAACTGACAAGGCAAACCTCATTTTTTCTGCACCGTG GATAAAGATACCATACCCTCTTCAGTGGGGTGCACCTACTTTTGATGCTGGTCATGCTTTTGGAATGATGGCTGCTGTGCTGGTTTCATTGATTGAG tcAACTGGAGCATATCAGGCTGCAGCTCGTCTAGCAAGTGCCACACCACCTCCCGCTCATGTTCTAAGCCGTGGTATTGGCTGGCAG GGAATAGGGATTTTGTTGGATGGCCTTTTTGGGACATTGACTGGCTCTACAGTCTCTGT AGAAAATGTGGGCCTTCTTGGAAGCACCCTTGTTGGAAGTCGCAGGGTTATTCAAATCTCCGCTGGTTTTATGATATTCTTCTCAATGTTGG GTAAATTTGGAGCTCTGTTTGCATCAATACCTTTCAGTATATTTGCCGCTGTATATTGTGTTTTGTTTGGTCTTGTTG CTTCGGTGGGGCTCTCATTTCTGCAATTCACAAACATGAATTCAATGAGGAACCTCTTCATCACAGGTGTTTCCCTCTTCCTAGGTTTATCAGTTCCAGAGTACTTCAGGGAGTACACGGCTGCTGCTCTTCATGGTCCTGCTCATACTACGGCTGGCTGG TTCAATGATTTCCTCAACACCATTTTCTTCTCCTCTCCGACTGTTGCTTTAATTGTTGCTGTCTTCTTAGACAACACACTAGACTACAAGGACAGTGCCAGAGACAGAGGGATGCCATGGTGGGCCAACTTTCGAACTTTTAAAGGAGATAGCAGGAATGAAGAGTTCTATACCCTCCCATTCAATCTCAATCGCTTCTTTCCTCCATCTTGA